Genomic DNA from Salinibacter pepae:
CAGCGGGCAACTGCAGCGGCTGGAGGAGGAGTTGGGGGTGGAGCTGATCGACCGGAGCCACCAGCCGGTGGTGCCCACGGCCGCCGGCGAGCCCATCGTGGAAGAGGCCCGGGCGGTGCTCGCCGCCCGGGACCGGCTTGCAACCACCGCGACGGAGGTGAAGGACCGCGTGACGGGCACCCTTCGCCTCGGCATGCTTCCCACGCTGTCGCCCTACCTCCTGCCCCTTCTTCTGCCCGCCCTGGACACGGCCTTTCCCGAGGTCTCCCTCGTGCTGCGCGAGTGGCCCACGACCGAGATTCTCGATGCCCTCCGCACCGATGCCCTCGACGCCGCCCTGATCGCCACCAATCAGGCGGGCCCGGACCTCCACGACCGTGTGCTTTTCACGGAGCCCTTTGTGGGCTACGTCGCTCCGTCCCACCGCCTCGCCAACCGCGACGCGCTGGCGCCCACGGCCCTCTCCATTGAAGACCTGTGGCTGCTGAGCGAGGGCCACTGCTTTCGGGACCAGGTGCTTCAGGTGTGCGGCCGCGCCCCGTCCGCCCCCCAGGCCGCCGCCCAGTTCGAGAGCGGCTCCCTGGAGACGCTGGTCCGCCTCGTCCGGAACAGCGGCGGGATGACGCTCCTCCCCCGGCTCGCCACGCACCAGATGCCGGAGGCGGAGCGGTCCACGTTCGTCGTTCCCTTCGCCGACCCGGCGCCCACCCGCAACGTGCGGCTCGTCACCCGGCGGCGGCACAAGCAGCGCCTCGTCGACGCCGTCGTCAGCACGCTGTACGACGCCCTCCCGGACACCGTCACGCGCCGCTGACCGCCCCCCTCAGCCCTCCAGCACCTCGGCCGCCTCGTCGGCGAGACCCGTCGCCTCCGCCACCTCGTACGTCGACGGGTCTTCCATGCGCGGCCGGATGATCATCTCGCCCAGCAGGCCCGTGGTGAACATCTGCGACCCGAACAGGATGAGCAGCACCCCGAACAGCAGCAGCGGGCGGTCCCCGATCGGGTGCCCCAGCACAAGCTTGTCGAACGACAGCCACAGGCTCACCAGAAAGCCGAGCGCAAACGCCGCGGTGCCCATCGACCCGAAGAAGTGCATGGGCCGCACGGCGTAGCGGGTGAGAAAGACGACCGTGATGAGGTCGAGGAAGCCCTGCACGAAGCGCTCGACCCCGAACTTGGTGGTGCCGTACTTGCGGGGGTGGTGTTGCACCTCCTTCTCGGCGACGCGATCGTACCCCTCCCACTTGGCGAGGAGCGGGATGTAGCGGTGCAGCTCGCCGTAGACGTCGATGCTCTTCACAACCGGGCGGCGGTAGACCTTCAGGCCGCAGTTGAAGTCGTGCAGGGGGAGGCCGGAGAAGAGGCGCGTGACCCAGTTGAAGAAGCGGCTGGGCAGGGTCTTGCGGAGCGGGTCCTTGCGGTCTTTCTTCCACCCGCTGACGAGGTCGTGTCCCCCCTCCTCCAGCTTGTCGATTAGGGCCGGAATTTCGTCGGGGTCGTCCTGCAGGTCCGCGTCCATGGTCGCGACGTAGCGCCCCTGCACCCGGTCGAACCCCACGGCCAGCGCCGCGGACTTGCCGTAGTTACGGCGAAAGCGCACGCCGGCGACTCGCGGGTCGTCTTCGCAAAGCCCCCGCACCACCTCCCAGGTTTCGTCCCGCGACCCATCGTCGATGATCCACAGTCGGAACGAGAGCCCCGCCTCCTCGCACGCCGCCCGCACCCCGTCGGCCAGCTCGGGGAGCGACTGGGCCTCCTCGTACGCCGGCACGACGATGGACAGGTCCGGGTCCCGAGAATCGGGCGGAGAATGTTGGGGAGCGGGTGCTTCCACGACCAGTGGGCACTATCCAGAGAAGTGTGGACTTCGCGATGCACGTCGCGTGCGCCCGCCCCTCTGCGTCCCTGCGCAGCGCGCACCACGCAACGCGCCCTACGCGTCAATCGTCGCGTACTTGGCGTTGCGCTCGATGAATTCGCGCCGGGGCTCCACCGAATCGCCCATGAGCGTGGAGAAGAGCCGGTCGGCCGCGGCGGCATCCTGGATGGTCACCTGCTGAATCTTGCGCGTCTCCGGGTTCATGGTGGTGGTCCAGAGCTGCTCCGGGTTCATCTCGCCGAGGCCCTTGTAGCGCTGCATGCTGGGGCTGTTGCCGTCGGCCCGCAGCTCGGCCATGCGCGTCTGCATCTCCTCGTCGGACCAGCAGTAGATCTCCTGGCTGCCGTTCTGAATCCGGTAGAGCGGCGGCAGGGCGATGTAGATGTTGCCCTTCTCGATGAGGGGCCGCAGCTGGCGGTAGAAGAAGGTGAGAAGCAGCGACCGGATGTGGGCCCCGTCCACGTCCGCATCGGTCATCATCACGATCTTGTGGTACCGCATCTCGTTCATGTTGAACTCCTCCTCGGTGGACGTGAGGCCGGTCCCGAGGGCCGTGACGATGTTCTGGATCTGGTCGTGCTCCAGGATGCGGTCGAGACGGGCCTTCTCCACGTTCAGGATCTTGCCGCGGAGGGGCAGGATGGCCTGGAAGTGGCGGTCGCGCGCCTGCTTGGCCGAGCCGCCCGCCGAGTCGCCCTCCACGAGGTAGAGCTCCCCGTCTTCCGGGTCGCGCGAGGAGCAGTCGGCCAGCTTGCCGGGCAGACTGCCCCCCGAAAACGCGTCCTTGCGCTGCACCAGTTCGCGCGCCTTGCGGGCCGCCGCCCGCGCCTCCGCCGCCTGGATCACCTTCTCGATGATGCGCTCCGCCTGGTCGGGGTGGTCCTCCAGCCAGCGGCCCAGCTCGGTATTGATGAGCGACTCGACGATGCCCTGCACGTCCGAGTTGCCGAGCTTCGTCTTCGTCTGGCCCTCGAACTGCGGCTCCGCCACCTTCACCGAGAGCACCGCCGTGAGCCCCTCCCGGAAGTCGTCGCCCGACAGGTCGAACTTGAGGTCGCTCAGCATGTCGTTCTTCTGGGCGTAGCGCTTCAGCGTCCGCGTCAGGGCGCGCCGGAAGCCCGTGACGTGCGTGCCCCCCTCGTGCGTGTTGATGTTGTTGACGAAGGAGAGGACGTTCTTGTTGTACTCGTCGTTGTACTGCATGGCCAGCTCCACCGGCACCTCCCCATCCGTCTCGGCGATGTAGATCGTCTCGTCGAGAATGGAGTCGCGCGCCTCGTCGAGGTAGTCCACGAACCCGATGATCCCCTCCTCCGAGTGGTACGTCTCGCGGGCCAGGCCCTCGTCCTCCTCGCGGTGGTCCTCGACGCGGATGCGTACCCCCGCGTTCAGGAAGGCCAGCTCGCGCAGGCGGTCCGAAAGCGTCTCGAACCGAAACTCCGTCGTCTTGAAGATGTCCCCGTCCGGCCAGAAACGGATGCGCGTGCCGGTCTCCTCCCCCGCCTCCATCGGGCGCACCCTGCGCACCGGGTCCTCCGGCACCCCGCACAGGTAGTTCTGCTCCCAGACCGAGCCGTCGCGCCAGACGGTCACCTCAAACCGGGAGGCCAGCGCGTTCACGACCGACACCCCCACCCCGTGCAGCCCGCCGGACACCTGGTAGCTGTCCTTGTCGAACTTGCCCCCGGCGTGGAGCACGGTCATCACCACCTCCAAGGCCGAGCGGTCCTCCGCCGGGTGCTGGTCGACCGGAATGCCGCGCCCGTTGTCCTCGATCGACACCGAGCCGTCCTTATAGATCTCGACCCCAATCTCGTCGCAGTGGCCGGCCATCGCCTCGTCGATCGAGTTGTCGAGCACCTCGTAGACGAGATGGTGCAGCCCCCGCAGGCCTACGTCGCCGATGTACATGGAGGGGCGCTTGCGCACGGCCTCCAGGCCCTCTAGCACCTGGATGTTGGACGCCGCGTAGTCGCTGATTGCGCGATCCGGAAGGTCGGTGGTCTCGCTCATGAAAAACAGACAGCCAGTCGAAAGGGTGTGAAGGCGCTCGTGGGGCTTTTTTCGGCCTTTCAGCCAGTCGAGATGTAACGGAACGATTGACTGATGGTTCGCCCTGCGCGCCACCCGCACGACGCCGGTGTGCCCCACGGCCGAACACGGCCCCGTCGCGTGGAGTCGTTCTCAATTCGCTGGGGGCCGGTGGACACCGCTCGGCCAGGGCCCTACGTTGTGGGCCGTCGTGGTCACGGCGAATGAGGGGTGGCCGCCCGTGCTTTTTCCACACCTGAGATCTGCCCCATGCGACGCCTCCTCGCCGCCGTCCTTGTCCTTTTCGCCTGCCCCGCCCTCGTTCTGGCACAGGCGCCCGAGATCGACCGCATCGACCCGCCCTTCTGGTGGGTCGGCATGGAGCGCCCGACCGTGGAGCTGATGGTCTACGGCAACAACCTCGCCGACACCCGCGTGCAGCTCGGCGAGCATCCCGGCGTGACGCTGGACCGGGTGACGGAGGTCGAGAACCCCAACTACCTTTTCGTTCGCCTCCGCATCGGCGACGCGGCCACGCCCGGCACGGTCCCGCTCCGCTTCCGCCACGACGCCGGGACGCTCACCCGCAGCTTTGAACTCCGCCCGCGCCGCACCGGCACGTACGCCCAGGGCTTCTCCAGCAAGGACGTGATCTACCTCCTCATGCCGGACCGGTTCGCAAACGGCGCCCCCGAGAACGACTCGATCCCGGGCTTCCTGGAGGGGGTGGACCGCTCCGACCCCGACGCGCGCCACGGCGGGGACTTCGCCGGCGTCCGCGAGCACCTCGACTACATCGACGACCTGGGCATGACGGCCCTCTGGATGACGCCCATCTTCGAGAACGACATGCCCCCCGAATACGGCGCCTATCACGGCTACGCGGCCACCGACATGTATCGGGTGGACCCGCGCTTCGGGAGCAACGACACGTTCCGGCGGCTCGTGGAAAGCGCCCACGAGCGGGACCTGAAGGTGATCATGGACATGATCCACAACCACATCGGCGACCGGCACTGGTGGATGGACGACCCGCCGACCGGCGACTGGGTCCACGACTTCGACACGCATGGCACCACCAACTACGAGGGCGCCGCCGTCATCGACCCGTACGCCTCCACCCACGACCGCGAGCAGCTGACGGACGCCTGGTTCGTCCCCTCCATGCCCGACCTCAACCAGGACAACGAGCTGCTCGCCACCTACCTGATTCAGAACACGCTCTGGTGGATCGAGTCGACCGGCATCGACGGCATCCGGATGGACACCTACTTCTACGCCGACAAGGACTACATGACACGCTGGACGTCGGCCGTGCTGGAGGAGTACCCCGACTTCAACATCGTGGGCGAGAGCTGGGTGCCGACCGTGCCCCACGAGGCCTACTGGCAGGACGACTTTCAGGCCCACCCCGACGATTACGACTCGGACCTGCCGAGCGTCACCGACTTCCCGCTCAGCTTTGCGATGCAGGACGCCTTCGCCCCCGACGGCGGGGGCGTCTACGACCTCTACCGGACGCTCGCCCAGGACCACGTCTACCCCGCGCCCAACAAGCTCGTGACCTTCCTCGACAACCACGACCTCACCCGGTTCTTCTCCGTCGTGGACGAGGACGAGGACGCCTTCAAGCTGGCGTATGCGTTCCTCATGACCACGCGCGGCATCCCGCAGGTCTACTACGCCACCGAGCTGATGCAGCCGATGCTGGACGTGGAGGGCGACGGCGCGAAGCGGCCCGACATGCCCGGCGGCTGGCCCGGCGACGCGCGGAGCGTATTCACCGAGGAGGGCCGCACGGCCCGCGAGAACCGGGCGCACGACTTCGTGACCACCCTGACGACGTGGCGCGAGGACGCCGATGTGGTCCATCACGGCGGCCTCACCCACTACATCCCGCAGGATGACACCTATGTTTACTTCCGCCACGACGCCGACGACACGGTAATGGTCGTCCTCAACGACGCAGAGGAGTCGCGCACCCTCGCCCTCGATCGCTTCGAGGAGCGCATCCAGGCCCACACGGCGGGGCGCGACGTGATCAGCGGGGCGACCGTGGCGCTCGGGGACTCCCTCACGGTGCCCGCACGGACCCCGATGGTGCTGGAGCTTCGGGAGTGACGCGTCTCTTCCTCAATGGCCTCACACCTCGTGCCGCATCCACACGATGAGGCTCATGCCCCGCTCCAGCACGTCCGACAGGTGGGGCCCCTCCCCGGCATCGCCGGCCGGGGCATCGGCCAGGAACTGCTCGATCTCGTCGTGCGTCCGGCGCGCCTCCTCCACCAGCTCCTCCGAGACCTCCGGGTAGAGGCTCAGCAGGTGCTGGTGCATGGCCTGCGTGAGGCGCTCGGCGCGACGCATCTTCATGAGGAGGTCGAAGTGGCGCACGGCGTGCGGCAGCGGCTCTTCGTCGCGCTGCTCCAGCGGCACGCGGCTCAGGGCCATCTGCATGAGCAGCTCCATGAGCGTCTGCCCCGCGTTCTGGAGGCGGGCGGCGGCCTGGTCGGGGGGCGCCTGCGCCGACGGGTCGCGGCCGGCGCGGCGCTGGGCCACCGACTCGCGGAGCGTCGCGGCGGTCGACAGGGTGGCCAGCAGCGTCATGGACTCCAGCACGGCGGCGGGGTCGGGCTGGGGGTCGGAGGGGCTTTCGCTACTCATGGGGGGACGGGCTTCAACAGAAGAGGGGCGAGAAACAGCACACGCCCGAAGAGACCGGTGCGCGAGGGCGTGAAGCGGGAGCGATGTCCGTCGCGCATCACGGGTGACGCATTCCAAATCACGCATCGCGGCCCAAATTACGCATCGCGGCCCTACACCTCCAGGTACCGCACGAACTCGTCGACCAGCTCCTCCAGCTCCTCGCCTTCCTCCCCGAAGGCCGCCACGACGTGGTAGTCGTTGTGCTCCAGGACGTGCCGGACGCGGGAGGTGTCCTTCACGTTGAGCTTGAGCGTGATGCGGATGTCATCCGTCGAGGTCTCCGGCAGCTCCGAGGCCACGGCCAGCACCTTCGCCTCGTTCTGTTCGATGACGTGGATGAGCTTCGACAGGGCGTAGTCGCGCGGGTCGACCTCCAGGGCCAGGATGGCCCCCCGTTCGCGGGTGGACAGCATCTGCGCAAACTGGTCGAAGATGTCGTGCCGGCGGAGAAGCCCGTGGTACTGCCCGTCCGAACCGGCCACTGGCACGGTGCTGAGGTCGTGCTTGACCATCGTGCGCGCCGCGTCGAAGATGTGCGCGTCCGGCGGCACACTCACGGGCCGCCCGACGAGCAACGCCCCGATGGATGAGGCGGGCCCGTCGGCGTCCATCAGTCGCTCCTCGGCAATGATGCCGGCCAGCCGTCCGTCCTCGTTCACGACCGGCAGGTGACGCACGTGATGCTCCATGAGCAGCCCCAGGGCCTTTTCCACCGAGTCGGAGCTCTGGAGGGCGGGGGTGGGGGCGTGGATCGCCTCTCGTACTTTCATGGGATCAGGGGCTTGAGGAAAAGGACACGCAGCGGAAGGCGTGGGCGCGGGATCGTCGGTGCATTCCCCTACAATCGCCGTGCCGAACACGTCCCCTGCCAGAATCGCAGGGCATCTCGACTCGAATTCGTCTCGGCCGGTCAGGCATTCAGGACCGGCTCTTCGGTCGCGGCCGGCCGGAGCGCCCCGCGGGGATCCAGGGCCTCCTGGAGGCGGGCGTCGTTGCGCGGGGCGGCACGGAAACGGATGCGCGCCACGGCCTGGGCCCCCTCCACTTCCCCGTTCAACGATTCCAGCCCCCCATTCTCGGCGTACTCGTAGCTCTCCTCGATGACGTCGCCGAGCCGGTGCACCTGCGCGATGACCTCCGGCTCACTCACCGGAATGTACGCCACCCGCTCCACGTAGTCCTGCTCGATGAGGTCGAGGAGGTCTTCCTTCAGCGTTTCCAGGCCGATGCCGCGCAGGGCGGACGCGAACACCGCGTCCGGGTGGTTGCGCCGGAGGCGGCGGAGCAGCGTCCGGTCCTCCATCGCGTCGATCTTGTTGAACACCACGAGGGTCGGCTTGTCGCGGGCCTCCAGCTCGCCCAGGGTCTCGGCCACCACCCGCATCTGCTCCTCGTAGTTCGGGTGCGTCACGTCCACCACGTGGATGAGCACGTCGCTCTCGCGCACCTCGTCGAGGGTGCTTCTAAAGCTCTCGATGAGGCGGTGGGGCAGCTTCCGGATAAACCCGACGGTGTCGGACATCAGGACCTCCTTGTTCGAGTCCAGCTCTACGGTGCGGGTGGTCGCGTCGAGCGTGGCAAAGAGGCGGTCTTCGGCCTCGAGGTCCTCGTCGGCCAGGGCGTTGAGGAGGGTGGACTTGCCCGCGTTCGTGTAGCCGACGAGCGAGGCGGTGGTGTATCCCTCGCGGCCCTTGCGCTGGGTCGTGCGCTGCCGATCGATCTCGTCGAGCTTCTCGCGCAGCTTCGCCATGCGCTTGTCGATGATGCGACGGTCCATCTCAATCTGCTTCTCGCCGGGCCCCTTCGTGCCGATCCCGCCTTCCTGCCGCGAGAGGTGGGTCCAGCGTCGCGTGAGGCGGGAGCGGAGGTAGCCGAGCTGCGCGAGCTCCACCTGCGTCTTGGCCGCTCGCGTCTGCGCCCGGCTGGCAAAAATGTCGAGGATAAGCCCCGTCCGGTCGAGCAGCTTGCAGTCAATCTTCTTTTCGATGTTCTTAACCTGGACGGGCGACAGCTCGTCGTCGAAGATAACGAGGTCGGAGTCCCGCTCTTTTGTGAGGCGCGCCAGTTCCTTCACCTTTCCGGAGCCGATGAAGGTGGCCGGGCTCGGGCTGTTGAGCGACTGCGTCAGCCGGTCGGTGACGTCGGCCCCGGCCGTGCGGGCGAGGTGCTCCAGCTCGTTGAGGTGATCGCGCACCTCCCAGCGCGACTCCTGGGGCGTGATGACCCCGACGATGATGGCCGTTTCGGCGTCTTCGGTCTTGTGCTCAGGGGTAAACAACGCGGCGGAAGCGGCTTTTTCGAGGGAAGAATGTGCGAGTGGAGGGGGCGACGGCCGGGCGTACGGGCCGTTGGTTCAACCAAATTCCATACGGTTGTACCTGTCCGTGCGCCCGCTTGTTGCACGCAGCCCACAGGGAGAACACAATTTTCTTGACCCGCCGCCCCCAGTGGGAACCCGGACGCAGAGGGTCGGGACGAGGGGCCCCGAGCGGCCCCGCCGGCGGCGCGCCGGAGCCAGGCTTACGTCGTCTCCGGGGCCCACTGACTGGCGACGAGCATCTCCGCCGCGAGGAAGACGAGTGCCAGGAGCAAAAACACGTTCCAGAGCTCCGTGCCC
This window encodes:
- a CDS encoding hydrogen peroxide-inducible genes activator, which codes for MTLAQLQYLVALDTHRHFGNAAAACDVTQPTLSGQLQRLEEELGVELIDRSHQPVVPTAAGEPIVEEARAVLAARDRLATTATEVKDRVTGTLRLGMLPTLSPYLLPLLLPALDTAFPEVSLVLREWPTTEILDALRTDALDAALIATNQAGPDLHDRVLFTEPFVGYVAPSHRLANRDALAPTALSIEDLWLLSEGHCFRDQVLQVCGRAPSAPQAAAQFESGSLETLVRLVRNSGGMTLLPRLATHQMPEAERSTFVVPFADPAPTRNVRLVTRRRHKQRLVDAVVSTLYDALPDTVTRR
- a CDS encoding glycosyltransferase family 2 protein, whose translation is MEAPAPQHSPPDSRDPDLSIVVPAYEEAQSLPELADGVRAACEEAGLSFRLWIIDDGSRDETWEVVRGLCEDDPRVAGVRFRRNYGKSAALAVGFDRVQGRYVATMDADLQDDPDEIPALIDKLEEGGHDLVSGWKKDRKDPLRKTLPSRFFNWVTRLFSGLPLHDFNCGLKVYRRPVVKSIDVYGELHRYIPLLAKWEGYDRVAEKEVQHHPRKYGTTKFGVERFVQGFLDLITVVFLTRYAVRPMHFFGSMGTAAFALGFLVSLWLSFDKLVLGHPIGDRPLLLFGVLLILFGSQMFTTGLLGEMIIRPRMEDPSTYEVAEATGLADEAAEVLEG
- the gyrB gene encoding DNA topoisomerase (ATP-hydrolyzing) subunit B: MSETTDLPDRAISDYAASNIQVLEGLEAVRKRPSMYIGDVGLRGLHHLVYEVLDNSIDEAMAGHCDEIGVEIYKDGSVSIEDNGRGIPVDQHPAEDRSALEVVMTVLHAGGKFDKDSYQVSGGLHGVGVSVVNALASRFEVTVWRDGSVWEQNYLCGVPEDPVRRVRPMEAGEETGTRIRFWPDGDIFKTTEFRFETLSDRLRELAFLNAGVRIRVEDHREEDEGLARETYHSEEGIIGFVDYLDEARDSILDETIYIAETDGEVPVELAMQYNDEYNKNVLSFVNNINTHEGGTHVTGFRRALTRTLKRYAQKNDMLSDLKFDLSGDDFREGLTAVLSVKVAEPQFEGQTKTKLGNSDVQGIVESLINTELGRWLEDHPDQAERIIEKVIQAAEARAAARKARELVQRKDAFSGGSLPGKLADCSSRDPEDGELYLVEGDSAGGSAKQARDRHFQAILPLRGKILNVEKARLDRILEHDQIQNIVTALGTGLTSTEEEFNMNEMRYHKIVMMTDADVDGAHIRSLLLTFFYRQLRPLIEKGNIYIALPPLYRIQNGSQEIYCWSDEEMQTRMAELRADGNSPSMQRYKGLGEMNPEQLWTTTMNPETRKIQQVTIQDAAAADRLFSTLMGDSVEPRREFIERNAKYATIDA
- a CDS encoding glycoside hydrolase family 13 protein; the encoded protein is MRRLLAAVLVLFACPALVLAQAPEIDRIDPPFWWVGMERPTVELMVYGNNLADTRVQLGEHPGVTLDRVTEVENPNYLFVRLRIGDAATPGTVPLRFRHDAGTLTRSFELRPRRTGTYAQGFSSKDVIYLLMPDRFANGAPENDSIPGFLEGVDRSDPDARHGGDFAGVREHLDYIDDLGMTALWMTPIFENDMPPEYGAYHGYAATDMYRVDPRFGSNDTFRRLVESAHERDLKVIMDMIHNHIGDRHWWMDDPPTGDWVHDFDTHGTTNYEGAAVIDPYASTHDREQLTDAWFVPSMPDLNQDNELLATYLIQNTLWWIESTGIDGIRMDTYFYADKDYMTRWTSAVLEEYPDFNIVGESWVPTVPHEAYWQDDFQAHPDDYDSDLPSVTDFPLSFAMQDAFAPDGGGVYDLYRTLAQDHVYPAPNKLVTFLDNHDLTRFFSVVDEDEDAFKLAYAFLMTTRGIPQVYYATELMQPMLDVEGDGAKRPDMPGGWPGDARSVFTEEGRTARENRAHDFVTTLTTWREDADVVHHGGLTHYIPQDDTYVYFRHDADDTVMVVLNDAEESRTLALDRFEERIQAHTAGRDVISGATVALGDSLTVPARTPMVLELRE
- a CDS encoding CBS domain-containing protein; the protein is MKVREAIHAPTPALQSSDSVEKALGLLMEHHVRHLPVVNEDGRLAGIIAEERLMDADGPASSIGALLVGRPVSVPPDAHIFDAARTMVKHDLSTVPVAGSDGQYHGLLRRHDIFDQFAQMLSTRERGAILALEVDPRDYALSKLIHVIEQNEAKVLAVASELPETSTDDIRITLKLNVKDTSRVRHVLEHNDYHVVAAFGEEGEELEELVDEFVRYLEV
- the hflX gene encoding GTPase HflX, encoding MFTPEHKTEDAETAIIVGVITPQESRWEVRDHLNELEHLARTAGADVTDRLTQSLNSPSPATFIGSGKVKELARLTKERDSDLVIFDDELSPVQVKNIEKKIDCKLLDRTGLILDIFASRAQTRAAKTQVELAQLGYLRSRLTRRWTHLSRQEGGIGTKGPGEKQIEMDRRIIDKRMAKLREKLDEIDRQRTTQRKGREGYTTASLVGYTNAGKSTLLNALADEDLEAEDRLFATLDATTRTVELDSNKEVLMSDTVGFIRKLPHRLIESFRSTLDEVRESDVLIHVVDVTHPNYEEQMRVVAETLGELEARDKPTLVVFNKIDAMEDRTLLRRLRRNHPDAVFASALRGIGLETLKEDLLDLIEQDYVERVAYIPVSEPEVIAQVHRLGDVIEESYEYAENGGLESLNGEVEGAQAVARIRFRAAPRNDARLQEALDPRGALRPAATEEPVLNA